In Spodoptera frugiperda isolate SF20-4 chromosome 28, AGI-APGP_CSIRO_Sfru_2.0, whole genome shotgun sequence, one genomic interval encodes:
- the LOC118269489 gene encoding uncharacterized protein LOC118269489, producing MILTRKAHARQEESKLNLALSELKASKELCDQLLRERDDNEKEFLDVLNCNKKLKCEMAQLHTQHTEAIEARDRLQFVVDGFSQCSSEYEQNLNDKALLEHQLHEANNQISHLEMINHNITASLNNSLFSELVSARASQSQHIDMNPLTIDLTCESDSCHSSRTLCYSNKKLKKYIKINKFITKTNRLVKRQKFFIKNVKLNKERFRLLNQLNIYSNKLNQRNRKYETDTQNLQLEIDHLTAKLHTMTNKYSASEKQMREYMLAMDELVRSQSQENPCEKCDSSNVLPACTVPTCDTTLPHGASLVFPTQCNSNNSCNNSVVIFSDEIGKNLGSLLTNSYPGQTIINHCMPGCTFTKISEKIINYNFDKDSTLIIICGNRGSLNKNSLSKFHSSITELKLKQIILFTLPYSNSLPQEENNLRYKLNIAMYQLCNNSNININIIDTNNYVGKNVYMTKDRYYLSRYYLRRIAVSLSYFIKITAKNLAKQVAPIEQPSSIDFNNVTLNVDICNNLN from the coding sequence ATGATTCTAACTCGCAAAGCCCATGCTCGCCAAGAGGAGTCAAAACTCAACCTGGCTTTGAGCGAACTAAAGGCTTCAAAGGAGTTGTGTGATCAACTGTTGAGGGAGAGAGATGACAATGAGAAGGAATTCTTAGacgttttaaattgtaataagaaaCTGAAATGTGAAATGGCTCAGTTACATACTCAACACACTGAAGCCATTGAGGCTCGGGATAGGCTCCAATTTGTTGTGGACGGATTCAGTCAGTGTAGCAGTGAGTACGaacaaaatttaaatgacaaagcTCTTCTAGAACATCAGCTACATGAGGCCAATAATCAAATTAGCCACCTTGAAATGATTAACCACAACATCACGGCCAGTCTGAATAACAGTCTATTCAGCGAATTGGTGTCAGCCCGTGCTTCTCAATCACAACATATAGACATGAATCCATTGACTATAGACTTAACTTGTGAAAGTGATTCATGTCATTCCTCAAGAACTCTTTGTTAcagtaacaaaaaactaaagaagtatattaaaataaataaattcataacaaaGACTAACAGATTGGTGAAAAGACaaaagtttttcataaaaaatgtaaaattaaacaaagaacgGTTCCGGCTTTTAaatcaactaaatatttattctaacaaattaaatcaaaggaATAGGAAATATGAAACTGACACACAGAACTTACAACTAGAAATAGACCACTTAACAGCCAAGTTGCACACAATGACCAACAAATACAGTGCATCAGAAAAACAAATGAGGGAATACATGTTGGCTATGGATGAGTTAGTGCGGTCACAGTCACAGGAAAACCCATGTGAAAAATGTGATTCTAGTAATGTGCTGCCTGCTTGTACTGTGCCAACGTGTGATACCACCTTGCCTCATGGTGCCAGTTTAGTGTTTCCTACCCAATGTaacagtaataatagttgtaataacaGTGTTGTAATCTTCAGTGATGAGATTGGAAAGAACTTAGGGTCTTTATTAACAAATAGTTACCCaggacaaacaataataaatcactgtatgcccggctgtacttttactaaaatttctgagaaaattattaattacaattttgacAAAGATTCTACcctcattattatttgtggtaatagaggtagtttaaataaaaatagtttatccaAATTTCATAGTTCAATTACAGAACTTAAATTAAAGcagataattttgtttacattgcctTACAGTAATAGCTTGCCACAGGAAGAAAACAACCTTAGATATAAACTTAATATTGCAATGTATCAGTTATgcaataattcaaatattaatattaatattattgataccaACAATTACGttggtaaaaatgtatatatgacgaaagataggtactatctttctcgttattatttaagacgaatagcagtgtcgctatcatattttattaaaataacagccAAGAACTTGGCTAAACAGGTTGCTCCTATTGAGCAACCTTCTAGTATTGactttaataatgtaacattaaatgttgatatctgtaataatttaaattaa